TTCGTCTCCATGCCCAACGTGAGCTAACACGATGGTAGGCGTACTAATAGCTAAAGCAACAGACAGAATAGAACTAACAAGTCGAACGGGTTTCATTGTTTTCAGGATTCGCTCTAAAATTGAGTTACGCATTTTATTTAGTTTTCTTTGATTCAGCATAAAGAGATAAACCGCCTTGGGTTACGAGATTCTCCCCCACCGTCAAACCCTGAGTCACTTCGATCAGTTCCCCTTGAGTTGCCCCAGTGGTAACTGTCACTGGCTCGTAAAAATCATTATTTTTCACAAAAACTACCTGTTGACCATCGGCATCCACCAACGCTGTAACGGGAATCATCACGGCAGAACTACCATCTGAGGCTGAAGCAATCGGCTCGACTACAATGCCCAACATTTGGTCGGTTTCAGCCTTAACCTGTACGCGCCCAATCCCTCCTTCTGATTGGAATTCGTCTCCATGCCCAACGTGAGCTAACACGATGGTAGGCGCACCAACTACTAAACCGACAGCAATAATAGAACTAATAATTTGCATGGGTTTCATACTATCTCCTCATCAAAACTTCAGGTTGAACAAAAATCCTCTCCAGGTTGCCACAGGAGAGATGAAATTCAGGTGAACTGGCAGTGACTTTGGTAGAATTAGTTGCGTAGTTGAGGTGTCAGGCACAATGCGAGTTTTACTGGTGGAAGATGAAGAAGATTTAGCACTGGCAATTAAGCAAGTCCTGATCGGCGAGAAATATGTAGTAGACTGGGTGTCAGATGGAATTCAAGCCTGGGACTGTTTGGAATACCAGTGGACGGATTACACCGTAGCGATTATCGATTGGCTACTCCCCGAACTGTCAGGGCTAAAGCTATGCCAGCTACTTAGAGCGCACCAGAATCCTTTACCCGTGCTGATGCTCACTGCCTTGGGTCAACCTGAAAACCGCGTAACTGGACTGGATGCGGGGGCAGATGATTACTTAGTCAAACCGTTTGTCATGGAAGAATTACTGGCGCGGTTGAGAGCTTTGCAAAGGCGATCTCCCCAATTTATGCCCCCAACCCTGACCATCGGCGAATTTTCCCTAGATTATGCTAATAATGCCCTGAGTGTTGGCTCGAATTCACCGTCTCATACAATTCCTCTAACTAATAAAGAATTTCAAATCTTGGCATATCTGATGCAAAACCCCAACCGCATCATTCCAGGTAGCAAAATTCGGCATCAACTTTGGGAGCTTGAAGAAGAACCCATCAGTAATGTAGTGGCAGCCCAAATGCGATTGCTGCGTCGTAAGTTAGCCAGCTATGGCTGCGACTGTCCCATTGAAACAATTCCCAGTCAAGGTTATCGCTTCAATTCATGCCGATGAACGGTCATCACTTATTTCGCCGTAGCCGTATCCGTTTGGCACTCTGGTATGCCTTCGTGATGGGAGCGATTTTAAGTTTGTCTGGGTTGGGGATGTATCGGGCAATGGTTCGGGTAAAATGGACATCTCTAGAACGGGAAATCGAGTCGATCGCGGGAACGCTGCACGATAGCTTAGAACCTATGTTACCCGTCTCAGAAGCCCCCACGCCAGTTTTGCAGCAGATTTTTCCTGACTTGTGTTTGACTGGGCAATTTTGTAACCTCAAACCCACCCTAATTCCACGACATACCATCGGCATCGGCGATCGCGACCTTTACTATCTTCGTCTGTTCGACCATTACGGTAAACTGTTGGCTTTTTCTCCCAATCAACCTGCACAACTGCCCCAAACTCTCAATTCTGCTCAGTGGCAAACATTTAATGTTGAGGGTATTCGCTATCACCAGTTCACCATTACCCTACATAGTGCCAATACCCATCATCTTGCCACTGGGAATAGCTCCCATCCATCCTGGGGCTATCTGCAAATTGGACGAACCTTAGAAACCTATGATTCTGAGGTAAGACAAATACAATTGATTTTGGCATTTGGATTGCCCATTGCTCTGGGCTTGGTTGCCGTCTCCAGTTGGTATCTTGCGGGGTTAGCGATGCAACCGATTTATCAA
The nucleotide sequence above comes from Stanieria cyanosphaera PCC 7437. Encoded proteins:
- the rppA gene encoding two-component system response regulator RppA, which codes for MRVLLVEDEEDLALAIKQVLIGEKYVVDWVSDGIQAWDCLEYQWTDYTVAIIDWLLPELSGLKLCQLLRAHQNPLPVLMLTALGQPENRVTGLDAGADDYLVKPFVMEELLARLRALQRRSPQFMPPTLTIGEFSLDYANNALSVGSNSPSHTIPLTNKEFQILAYLMQNPNRIIPGSKIRHQLWELEEEPISNVVAAQMRLLRRKLASYGCDCPIETIPSQGYRFNSCR